From the Cervus elaphus chromosome 20, mCerEla1.1, whole genome shotgun sequence genome, one window contains:
- the PI4KB gene encoding phosphatidylinositol 4-kinase beta isoform X3, which yields MGDTVVEPAPLKPTSEPTPGPPGNNGGSLLSVITEGVGELSVIDPEVAQKACQEVLEKVKLLHGGVAISSRGTPLELVNGDGVDSEIRCLDDPPAQIREEEDEMGATVASGTAKGARKRRQNNSAKQSWLLRLFESKLFDISMAISYLYNSKEPGVQAYIGNRLFCFRNEDVDFYLPQLLNMYIHMDEDVGDAIKPYIVHRCRQSINFSLQCALLLGAYSSDMHISTQRHSRGTKLRKLILSDELKPAHRKRELPSLSPAPDTGLSPSKRTHQRSKSDATASISLSSNLKRTASNPKVENEDEELSSSTESIDNSFSSPVRLAPEREFIKSLMAIGKRLATLPTKEQKTQRLISELSLLNHKLPARVWLPTAGFDHHVVRVPHTQAVVLNSKDKAPYLIYVEVLECENFDTTSVPARIPENRIRSTRSVENLPECGITHEQRAGSFSTVPNYDNDDEAWSVDDIGELQVELPEVHTNSCDNISQFSVDSITSQESKEPVFIAAGDIRRRLSEQLAHTPTAFKRDPEDPSAVALKEPWQEKVRRIREGSPYGHLPNWRLLSVIVKCGDDLRQELLAFQVLKQLQSIWEQERVPLWIKPYKILVISADSGMIEPVVNAVSIHQVKKQSQLSLLDYFLQEHGSYTTEAFLSAQRNFVQSCAGYCLVCYLLQVKDRHNGNILLDAEGHIIHIDFGFILSSSPRNLGFETSAFKLTTEFVDVMGGLDGDMFNYYKMLMLQGLIAARKHMDKVVQIVEIMQQGSQLPCFHGSSTIRNLKERFHMSMTEEQLQLLVEQMVDGSMRSITTKLYDGFQYLTNGIM from the exons ATGGGAGACACGGTAGTGGAGCCTGCCCCCCTGAAGCCAACTTCCGAGCCCActcctggcccaccagggaataaTGGGGGCTCCTTGCTAAGTGTCATCACGGAGGGGGTCGGGGAGCTCTCGGTGATTGACCCTGAGGTGGCCCAGAAGGCCTGCCAAGAGGTGCTGGAGAAAGTCAAGCTCTTGCATGGAGGCGTGGCCATCTCTAGCAGAGGCACCCCACTGGAGCTGGTCAATGGGGATGGTGTGGACAGCGAGATCCGTTGCCTGGACGACCCACCTGCCCAGATaagggaggaggaagatgagaTGGGGGCCACAGTGGCCTCAGGCACAGCCAAGGGAGCAAGAAAGCGGCGGCAGAACAACTCGGCCAAACAGTCTTGGCTGCTGAGGCTGTTTGAGTCAAAACTGTTTGACATCTCTATGGCCATTTCATACCTGTATAACTCCAAGGAGCCTGGGGTGCAGGCCTACATCGGCAACCGGCTCTTCTGCTTTCGTAATGAGGATGTGGACTTCTATCTGCCCCAGTTGCTTAACATGTACATTCACATGGATGAGGACgtgggtgatgccatcaagccctACATAGTCCACCGCTGCCGCCAGAGCATTAACTTTTCCCTCCAGTGTGCTCTGTTGCTGGGGGCCTACTCTTCAGACATGCACATTTCCACTCAGCGACACTCCCGTGGGACCAAGCTGCGGAAGCTGATCCTTTCAGATGAGCTGAAGCCCGCTCACCGAAAGAGGGAGCTGCCCTCCTTGAGCCCAGCCCCCGATACAGGGCTGTCTCCCTCTAAAAGGACTCACCAGCGCTCTAAGTCAGATGCCACCGCCAGCATAAGTCTCAGCAGCAACCTGAAACGAACAGCCAGCAACCCTAAAGTGGAGAATGAGGATGAG GAGCTCTCCTCCAGCACCGAGAGTATTGATAATTCATTCAGTTCC CCCGTCAGACTGGCTCCTGAGCGAGAATTCATCAAGTCCCTGATGGCGATTGGCAAGCGGCTGGCCACGCTCCCCACCAAGGAGCAGAAGACACAGCGGCTGATCTCAGAGCTCTCCCTGCTCAACCACAAGCTCCCCGCCCGAGTCTGGCTGCCCACTGCCGGCTTTGACCACCACGTGGTCCGCGTGCCCCACACCCAGGCTGTCGTCCTCAACTCTAAGGACAAG GCTCCCTACCTGATCTATGTGGAAGTCCTCGAATGTGAAAACTTCGACACCACTAGTGTCCCTGCCCGGATCCCCGAGAACCGAATTCGGAGCACCCGGTCTGTAGAGAACCTGCCCGAATGCGGCATCACCCATGAGCAGCGGGCAGGCAGCTTCAGCACTGTGCCCAACTATGACAATGATGACGAGGCCTGGTCGGTGGATGACATAGGCGAGCTGCAGGTGGAG CTCCCTGAAGTGCACACCAACAGCTGTGACAACATCTCCCAGTTCTCCGTGGACAGCATCACCAGCCAGGAAAGCAAGGagcctgtgttcattgcagcagggGACATCCG ACGGCGCCTTTCGGAGCAGCTGGCTCACACCCCCACAGCCTTCAAACGAGACCCAGAAGACCCTTCTGCAGTTGCTCTCAAAGAGCCCTGGCAGGAGAAAGTGCG GCGCATTAGAGAGGGTTCCCCTTATGGCCATCTCCCCAATTGGCGGCTCCTGTCAGTCATTGTCAAGTGTGGGGATGACCTTCGGCAGGAGCTGTTGGCCTTCCAGGTGTTAAAGCAACTGCAG TCCATTTGGGAACAGGAGCGAGTACCCCTGTGGATCAAGCCATATAAGATTCTTGTGATTTCGGCCGACAGTGGCATGATTGAACCAGTGGTCAACGCTGTATCCATACACCAGGTGAAGAAGCAGTCTCAGCTCTCCCTGCTCGATTACTTCCTACAGGAACATGGCAGTTACACCACTGAGGCATTCCTCAGTGCCCAGCGCAATTTTGTGCAGAGTTGTGCTGGCTACTGCTTGGTCTGCTACCTGCTACAGGTCAAGGACAG ACACAATGGAAACATCCTGTTGGACGCAGAAGGCCACATCATCCACATCGACTTTGGCTTCATCCTATCCAGCTCACCCCGAAACCTGGGCTTTGAGACATCAGCCTTTAAGCTGACCACAGAGTTTGTGGAC GTGATGGGCGGCCTGGATGGCGACATGTTCAACTATTACAAGATGTTGATGCTGCAGGGGCTGATCGCTGCTCGGAAACACATGGATAAGGTGGTGCAGATCGTAGAGATCATGCAGCAAG GTTCTCAGCTTCCTTGCTTCCATGGCTCCAGCACCATCCGCAACCTCAAGGAGAGGTTCCACATGAGCATGACTGAGGAGCAGCTCCAGCTGCTGGTGGAGCAGATGGTGGACGGCAGCATGCGGTCTATCACCACCAAACTCTATGACGGCTTCCAGTACCTCACCAACGGCATCATGTGA
- the PI4KB gene encoding phosphatidylinositol 4-kinase beta isoform X2, with translation MSLEAQSLAVAMGDTVVEPAPLKPTSEPTPGPPGNNGGSLLSVITEGVGELSVIDPEVAQKACQEVLEKVKLLHGGVAISSRGTPLELVNGDGVDSEIRCLDDPPAQIREEEDEMGATVASGTAKGARKRRQNNSAKQSWLLRLFESKLFDISMAISYLYNSKEPGVQAYIGNRLFCFRNEDVDFYLPQLLNMYIHMDEDVGDAIKPYIVHRCRQSINFSLQCALLLGAYSSDMHISTQRHSRGTKLRKLILSDELKPAHRKRELPSLSPAPDTGLSPSKRTHQRSKSDATASISLSSNLKRTASNPKVENEDEPVRLAPEREFIKSLMAIGKRLATLPTKEQKTQRLISELSLLNHKLPARVWLPTAGFDHHVVRVPHTQAVVLNSKDKAPYLIYVEVLECENFDTTSVPARIPENRIRSTRSVENLPECGITHEQRAGSFSTVPNYDNDDEAWSVDDIGELQVELPEVHTNSCDNISQFSVDSITSQESKEPVFIAAGDIRRRLSEQLAHTPTAFKRDPEDPSAVALKEPWQEKVRRIREGSPYGHLPNWRLLSVIVKCGDDLRQELLAFQVLKQLQSIWEQERVPLWIKPYKILVISADSGMIEPVVNAVSIHQVKKQSQLSLLDYFLQEHGSYTTEAFLSAQRNFVQSCAGYCLVCYLLQVKDRHNGNILLDAEGHIIHIDFGFILSSSPRNLGFETSAFKLTTEFVDVMGGLDGDMFNYYKMLMLQGLIAARKHMDKVVQIVEIMQQGSQLPCFHGSSTIRNLKERFHMSMTEEQLQLLVEQMVDGSMRSITTKLYDGFQYLTNGIM, from the exons ATGAG cttggaagctcagagtctggcTGTGGCCATGGGAGACACGGTAGTGGAGCCTGCCCCCCTGAAGCCAACTTCCGAGCCCActcctggcccaccagggaataaTGGGGGCTCCTTGCTAAGTGTCATCACGGAGGGGGTCGGGGAGCTCTCGGTGATTGACCCTGAGGTGGCCCAGAAGGCCTGCCAAGAGGTGCTGGAGAAAGTCAAGCTCTTGCATGGAGGCGTGGCCATCTCTAGCAGAGGCACCCCACTGGAGCTGGTCAATGGGGATGGTGTGGACAGCGAGATCCGTTGCCTGGACGACCCACCTGCCCAGATaagggaggaggaagatgagaTGGGGGCCACAGTGGCCTCAGGCACAGCCAAGGGAGCAAGAAAGCGGCGGCAGAACAACTCGGCCAAACAGTCTTGGCTGCTGAGGCTGTTTGAGTCAAAACTGTTTGACATCTCTATGGCCATTTCATACCTGTATAACTCCAAGGAGCCTGGGGTGCAGGCCTACATCGGCAACCGGCTCTTCTGCTTTCGTAATGAGGATGTGGACTTCTATCTGCCCCAGTTGCTTAACATGTACATTCACATGGATGAGGACgtgggtgatgccatcaagccctACATAGTCCACCGCTGCCGCCAGAGCATTAACTTTTCCCTCCAGTGTGCTCTGTTGCTGGGGGCCTACTCTTCAGACATGCACATTTCCACTCAGCGACACTCCCGTGGGACCAAGCTGCGGAAGCTGATCCTTTCAGATGAGCTGAAGCCCGCTCACCGAAAGAGGGAGCTGCCCTCCTTGAGCCCAGCCCCCGATACAGGGCTGTCTCCCTCTAAAAGGACTCACCAGCGCTCTAAGTCAGATGCCACCGCCAGCATAAGTCTCAGCAGCAACCTGAAACGAACAGCCAGCAACCCTAAAGTGGAGAATGAGGATGAG CCCGTCAGACTGGCTCCTGAGCGAGAATTCATCAAGTCCCTGATGGCGATTGGCAAGCGGCTGGCCACGCTCCCCACCAAGGAGCAGAAGACACAGCGGCTGATCTCAGAGCTCTCCCTGCTCAACCACAAGCTCCCCGCCCGAGTCTGGCTGCCCACTGCCGGCTTTGACCACCACGTGGTCCGCGTGCCCCACACCCAGGCTGTCGTCCTCAACTCTAAGGACAAG GCTCCCTACCTGATCTATGTGGAAGTCCTCGAATGTGAAAACTTCGACACCACTAGTGTCCCTGCCCGGATCCCCGAGAACCGAATTCGGAGCACCCGGTCTGTAGAGAACCTGCCCGAATGCGGCATCACCCATGAGCAGCGGGCAGGCAGCTTCAGCACTGTGCCCAACTATGACAATGATGACGAGGCCTGGTCGGTGGATGACATAGGCGAGCTGCAGGTGGAG CTCCCTGAAGTGCACACCAACAGCTGTGACAACATCTCCCAGTTCTCCGTGGACAGCATCACCAGCCAGGAAAGCAAGGagcctgtgttcattgcagcagggGACATCCG ACGGCGCCTTTCGGAGCAGCTGGCTCACACCCCCACAGCCTTCAAACGAGACCCAGAAGACCCTTCTGCAGTTGCTCTCAAAGAGCCCTGGCAGGAGAAAGTGCG GCGCATTAGAGAGGGTTCCCCTTATGGCCATCTCCCCAATTGGCGGCTCCTGTCAGTCATTGTCAAGTGTGGGGATGACCTTCGGCAGGAGCTGTTGGCCTTCCAGGTGTTAAAGCAACTGCAG TCCATTTGGGAACAGGAGCGAGTACCCCTGTGGATCAAGCCATATAAGATTCTTGTGATTTCGGCCGACAGTGGCATGATTGAACCAGTGGTCAACGCTGTATCCATACACCAGGTGAAGAAGCAGTCTCAGCTCTCCCTGCTCGATTACTTCCTACAGGAACATGGCAGTTACACCACTGAGGCATTCCTCAGTGCCCAGCGCAATTTTGTGCAGAGTTGTGCTGGCTACTGCTTGGTCTGCTACCTGCTACAGGTCAAGGACAG ACACAATGGAAACATCCTGTTGGACGCAGAAGGCCACATCATCCACATCGACTTTGGCTTCATCCTATCCAGCTCACCCCGAAACCTGGGCTTTGAGACATCAGCCTTTAAGCTGACCACAGAGTTTGTGGAC GTGATGGGCGGCCTGGATGGCGACATGTTCAACTATTACAAGATGTTGATGCTGCAGGGGCTGATCGCTGCTCGGAAACACATGGATAAGGTGGTGCAGATCGTAGAGATCATGCAGCAAG GTTCTCAGCTTCCTTGCTTCCATGGCTCCAGCACCATCCGCAACCTCAAGGAGAGGTTCCACATGAGCATGACTGAGGAGCAGCTCCAGCTGCTGGTGGAGCAGATGGTGGACGGCAGCATGCGGTCTATCACCACCAAACTCTATGACGGCTTCCAGTACCTCACCAACGGCATCATGTGA
- the PI4KB gene encoding phosphatidylinositol 4-kinase beta isoform X1, protein MSLEAQSLAVAMGDTVVEPAPLKPTSEPTPGPPGNNGGSLLSVITEGVGELSVIDPEVAQKACQEVLEKVKLLHGGVAISSRGTPLELVNGDGVDSEIRCLDDPPAQIREEEDEMGATVASGTAKGARKRRQNNSAKQSWLLRLFESKLFDISMAISYLYNSKEPGVQAYIGNRLFCFRNEDVDFYLPQLLNMYIHMDEDVGDAIKPYIVHRCRQSINFSLQCALLLGAYSSDMHISTQRHSRGTKLRKLILSDELKPAHRKRELPSLSPAPDTGLSPSKRTHQRSKSDATASISLSSNLKRTASNPKVENEDEELSSSTESIDNSFSSPVRLAPEREFIKSLMAIGKRLATLPTKEQKTQRLISELSLLNHKLPARVWLPTAGFDHHVVRVPHTQAVVLNSKDKAPYLIYVEVLECENFDTTSVPARIPENRIRSTRSVENLPECGITHEQRAGSFSTVPNYDNDDEAWSVDDIGELQVELPEVHTNSCDNISQFSVDSITSQESKEPVFIAAGDIRRRLSEQLAHTPTAFKRDPEDPSAVALKEPWQEKVRRIREGSPYGHLPNWRLLSVIVKCGDDLRQELLAFQVLKQLQSIWEQERVPLWIKPYKILVISADSGMIEPVVNAVSIHQVKKQSQLSLLDYFLQEHGSYTTEAFLSAQRNFVQSCAGYCLVCYLLQVKDRHNGNILLDAEGHIIHIDFGFILSSSPRNLGFETSAFKLTTEFVDVMGGLDGDMFNYYKMLMLQGLIAARKHMDKVVQIVEIMQQGSQLPCFHGSSTIRNLKERFHMSMTEEQLQLLVEQMVDGSMRSITTKLYDGFQYLTNGIM, encoded by the exons ATGAG cttggaagctcagagtctggcTGTGGCCATGGGAGACACGGTAGTGGAGCCTGCCCCCCTGAAGCCAACTTCCGAGCCCActcctggcccaccagggaataaTGGGGGCTCCTTGCTAAGTGTCATCACGGAGGGGGTCGGGGAGCTCTCGGTGATTGACCCTGAGGTGGCCCAGAAGGCCTGCCAAGAGGTGCTGGAGAAAGTCAAGCTCTTGCATGGAGGCGTGGCCATCTCTAGCAGAGGCACCCCACTGGAGCTGGTCAATGGGGATGGTGTGGACAGCGAGATCCGTTGCCTGGACGACCCACCTGCCCAGATaagggaggaggaagatgagaTGGGGGCCACAGTGGCCTCAGGCACAGCCAAGGGAGCAAGAAAGCGGCGGCAGAACAACTCGGCCAAACAGTCTTGGCTGCTGAGGCTGTTTGAGTCAAAACTGTTTGACATCTCTATGGCCATTTCATACCTGTATAACTCCAAGGAGCCTGGGGTGCAGGCCTACATCGGCAACCGGCTCTTCTGCTTTCGTAATGAGGATGTGGACTTCTATCTGCCCCAGTTGCTTAACATGTACATTCACATGGATGAGGACgtgggtgatgccatcaagccctACATAGTCCACCGCTGCCGCCAGAGCATTAACTTTTCCCTCCAGTGTGCTCTGTTGCTGGGGGCCTACTCTTCAGACATGCACATTTCCACTCAGCGACACTCCCGTGGGACCAAGCTGCGGAAGCTGATCCTTTCAGATGAGCTGAAGCCCGCTCACCGAAAGAGGGAGCTGCCCTCCTTGAGCCCAGCCCCCGATACAGGGCTGTCTCCCTCTAAAAGGACTCACCAGCGCTCTAAGTCAGATGCCACCGCCAGCATAAGTCTCAGCAGCAACCTGAAACGAACAGCCAGCAACCCTAAAGTGGAGAATGAGGATGAG GAGCTCTCCTCCAGCACCGAGAGTATTGATAATTCATTCAGTTCC CCCGTCAGACTGGCTCCTGAGCGAGAATTCATCAAGTCCCTGATGGCGATTGGCAAGCGGCTGGCCACGCTCCCCACCAAGGAGCAGAAGACACAGCGGCTGATCTCAGAGCTCTCCCTGCTCAACCACAAGCTCCCCGCCCGAGTCTGGCTGCCCACTGCCGGCTTTGACCACCACGTGGTCCGCGTGCCCCACACCCAGGCTGTCGTCCTCAACTCTAAGGACAAG GCTCCCTACCTGATCTATGTGGAAGTCCTCGAATGTGAAAACTTCGACACCACTAGTGTCCCTGCCCGGATCCCCGAGAACCGAATTCGGAGCACCCGGTCTGTAGAGAACCTGCCCGAATGCGGCATCACCCATGAGCAGCGGGCAGGCAGCTTCAGCACTGTGCCCAACTATGACAATGATGACGAGGCCTGGTCGGTGGATGACATAGGCGAGCTGCAGGTGGAG CTCCCTGAAGTGCACACCAACAGCTGTGACAACATCTCCCAGTTCTCCGTGGACAGCATCACCAGCCAGGAAAGCAAGGagcctgtgttcattgcagcagggGACATCCG ACGGCGCCTTTCGGAGCAGCTGGCTCACACCCCCACAGCCTTCAAACGAGACCCAGAAGACCCTTCTGCAGTTGCTCTCAAAGAGCCCTGGCAGGAGAAAGTGCG GCGCATTAGAGAGGGTTCCCCTTATGGCCATCTCCCCAATTGGCGGCTCCTGTCAGTCATTGTCAAGTGTGGGGATGACCTTCGGCAGGAGCTGTTGGCCTTCCAGGTGTTAAAGCAACTGCAG TCCATTTGGGAACAGGAGCGAGTACCCCTGTGGATCAAGCCATATAAGATTCTTGTGATTTCGGCCGACAGTGGCATGATTGAACCAGTGGTCAACGCTGTATCCATACACCAGGTGAAGAAGCAGTCTCAGCTCTCCCTGCTCGATTACTTCCTACAGGAACATGGCAGTTACACCACTGAGGCATTCCTCAGTGCCCAGCGCAATTTTGTGCAGAGTTGTGCTGGCTACTGCTTGGTCTGCTACCTGCTACAGGTCAAGGACAG ACACAATGGAAACATCCTGTTGGACGCAGAAGGCCACATCATCCACATCGACTTTGGCTTCATCCTATCCAGCTCACCCCGAAACCTGGGCTTTGAGACATCAGCCTTTAAGCTGACCACAGAGTTTGTGGAC GTGATGGGCGGCCTGGATGGCGACATGTTCAACTATTACAAGATGTTGATGCTGCAGGGGCTGATCGCTGCTCGGAAACACATGGATAAGGTGGTGCAGATCGTAGAGATCATGCAGCAAG GTTCTCAGCTTCCTTGCTTCCATGGCTCCAGCACCATCCGCAACCTCAAGGAGAGGTTCCACATGAGCATGACTGAGGAGCAGCTCCAGCTGCTGGTGGAGCAGATGGTGGACGGCAGCATGCGGTCTATCACCACCAAACTCTATGACGGCTTCCAGTACCTCACCAACGGCATCATGTGA